One Alcaligenes ammonioxydans DNA segment encodes these proteins:
- a CDS encoding TSUP family transporter, whose amino-acid sequence MAALIDLVDPLSWLLMACLVVLAAFLQGVGGIGFAMLVAPIAALIFPQLVPGPLLALGGSVSLLAALRERTYIVPHVVTCALGGRAVGSVIAVLGMTQLPLEAVNLGFAVAILAAVALSAWGLRILPSLRNMILAGIASGIMGTLTSVGAPALAMAMQNLAPAQLRASLGLILFLGASLSLLLLILAGLFTLQQAMLSIVLYPFMLLGFALSGQLRHKVSLTLMRRLLLGICSLSALALIARTLWN is encoded by the coding sequence ATGGCGGCTTTAATCGATCTTGTGGACCCGCTATCCTGGTTGCTGATGGCGTGTCTGGTGGTTCTGGCCGCTTTTCTGCAAGGAGTAGGCGGGATTGGCTTTGCCATGCTGGTGGCCCCCATTGCAGCACTGATCTTCCCGCAACTGGTTCCTGGCCCCTTACTGGCTCTGGGTGGCAGTGTCTCCTTGCTGGCCGCGCTGCGAGAGCGCACCTATATCGTGCCGCATGTCGTGACCTGCGCGCTAGGGGGACGTGCTGTGGGTTCGGTCATAGCCGTACTGGGCATGACACAGCTGCCTCTGGAAGCCGTTAACCTGGGTTTTGCGGTCGCTATCCTGGCCGCCGTCGCACTGAGCGCCTGGGGCCTGCGCATCCTGCCCTCCCTGCGCAACATGATTCTGGCCGGCATTGCATCGGGCATCATGGGCACACTGACCTCGGTGGGCGCCCCTGCCCTGGCCATGGCCATGCAAAATCTGGCTCCTGCACAGCTACGCGCTTCTCTGGGTCTGATTTTATTTTTAGGCGCCAGCCTGTCACTGCTACTGCTTATTCTGGCAGGCCTGTTCACCCTGCAGCAGGCCATGCTCAGCATCGTGCTGTATCCGTTCATGCTGCTGGGCTTTGCGTTGTCAGGACAGCTACGCCATAAAGTCAGCCTGACCTTGATGCGCAGGCTGCTGTTGGGCATCTGCTCGCTCAGCGCACTCGCGTTGATTGCACGGACTTTATGGAATTGA
- a CDS encoding GntR family transcriptional regulator, producing the protein MNIPSFSLPHSLTGSDNRRLGDQHASLFAVIRDQLRERILSGEFHPGDRLVEGKLATELGVSRIPVREALRELASEGLVTIEPRRGASVAVLSAEIAYNMAEVRATLEGLNAKLAAQRRDPANIEKLQAILTQGHDAMDAGNLDLLKSLNRQFHETLATMSGNIVLTELMRSLRDRTALLFAPSNLQRIRQNWEDHAQILNAVVAGNGDLANLLATQHVHNAAKAYQDAQSGEKP; encoded by the coding sequence ATGAATATCCCCAGCTTCAGCCTTCCTCATTCCTTGACCGGCTCAGACAACCGTCGTCTGGGTGATCAGCACGCGTCATTGTTTGCGGTCATCCGTGATCAATTACGCGAGCGCATTCTGAGTGGCGAATTTCACCCCGGTGACCGACTGGTGGAGGGCAAGCTGGCTACCGAGCTGGGCGTCTCGCGCATACCGGTACGAGAAGCCCTGCGAGAACTGGCCTCAGAAGGGCTGGTCACTATTGAGCCACGCCGTGGTGCCTCGGTGGCCGTGCTGTCGGCAGAGATCGCCTACAACATGGCTGAAGTACGCGCCACCTTGGAAGGCCTCAACGCAAAGCTGGCTGCCCAGCGTCGCGATCCCGCCAATATCGAGAAGCTGCAAGCTATTCTGACCCAAGGCCACGACGCGATGGACGCTGGCAATCTGGACTTGCTCAAATCCCTGAACCGGCAATTTCATGAAACCCTGGCCACCATGTCGGGCAATATCGTGCTAACCGAACTGATGCGCTCCTTGCGTGATCGCACCGCATTGCTCTTTGCGCCCAGCAATTTGCAACGCATCCGCCAAAACTGGGAAGATCACGCTCAGATTCTGAATGCCGTCGTAGCCGGCAATGGTGATCTGGCCAACCTGCTGGCCACCCAGCATGTCCATAATGCGGCCAAAGCGTATCAGGACGCCCAAAGCGGCGAGAAACCCTGA
- a CDS encoding ferritin-like domain-containing protein produces the protein MSKHKVVTPNHGPFDVAAIRAAAKKFVDDGAVASGYKGNREEIIQMLNEALATELVCVMRYKRHYFTATGLNNEPIKAEFLEHARQEAEHADRIAERIVQLNGEPDFNPQNLVERSHAEYDDSSDIKSMIRANLIAERIAIESYRQMIERIGDTDPTTRQMLIEIMAVEEEHADDMGDLLDI, from the coding sequence ATGAGTAAGCATAAAGTTGTGACACCAAACCACGGTCCCTTTGATGTTGCCGCTATTCGCGCGGCTGCCAAGAAGTTTGTGGACGATGGGGCGGTGGCGTCCGGCTATAAGGGCAATCGCGAAGAAATCATTCAGATGCTCAATGAAGCTCTGGCCACCGAGCTAGTCTGTGTGATGCGCTACAAGCGCCACTATTTCACCGCCACCGGTTTGAACAATGAACCTATCAAAGCCGAGTTTCTGGAGCATGCCCGGCAAGAAGCCGAGCATGCCGACCGTATTGCCGAGCGGATCGTACAACTGAACGGCGAGCCAGACTTCAATCCTCAGAATCTGGTTGAACGCAGCCACGCGGAATATGACGACAGCAGTGATATTAAATCCATGATCCGTGCCAATCTGATTGCCGAGCGTATTGCCATTGAGTCCTACCGGCAGATGATTGAACGTATCGGCGACACCGACCCCACGACCCGCCAGATGCTGATTGAGATTATGGCTGTTGAGGAAGAACACGCAGATGATATGGGAGATCTGCTGGACATTTAA
- a CDS encoding Chromate resistance protein ChrB → MTSRSWILLTYKVPAEPSAKRLALWRRLKSLGAVYLQNGVCVLPKTDEHVRRLKVLENDIATMQGECVLLETVALDKAQEDKVIARFTHERNDQYQELLGCCRDFEAEIDKEISIQKFTYAELDEEETDLKKLESWYEKIQKLDFYGAPLAQIAQERLQACRARLEAYAQMVYDAHEENR, encoded by the coding sequence ATGACTTCAAGAAGCTGGATACTACTGACTTACAAAGTCCCTGCGGAACCCAGTGCCAAACGTCTGGCACTGTGGCGACGCTTGAAAAGCCTGGGGGCGGTTTATCTGCAAAACGGTGTGTGCGTCCTGCCCAAAACGGATGAGCATGTGCGTCGCCTGAAAGTGCTGGAAAATGACATCGCGACCATGCAAGGCGAGTGTGTCCTGCTAGAGACGGTTGCCCTGGACAAAGCCCAGGAGGATAAAGTGATCGCCCGCTTCACGCACGAGCGCAACGATCAATACCAGGAACTGCTGGGTTGCTGCCGGGACTTCGAAGCCGAGATCGACAAGGAAATATCGATTCAGAAATTCACCTATGCCGAGCTCGACGAAGAGGAAACCGACCTGAAGAAACTGGAGAGCTGGTACGAAAAAATCCAGAAACTGGATTTTTATGGCGCTCCCCTGGCACAGATTGCTCAAGAGCGTCTGCAAGCGTGCAGGGCCCGACTGGAAGCCTATGCCCAAATGGTCTACGACGCCCATGAAGAAAACCGCTGA
- a CDS encoding MFS transporter produces the protein MKKTADPMPAQALASRANIHRSVWALGFVSMFMDISSELIHALLPIYMVTVLGTSVLAVGLIEGIAEATASIMKVFSGALSDRFGKRKLLAVIGYGLAALTKPIFPLANSLDWLVGARFVDRIGKGIRGAPRDALVADVTPPELRGAAYGLRQTLDTIGAFIGPLLAIGLMWWTANNYQLIFWVAVLPAFTALAILVFFVREPKLPATNRPRTLPLNRQELGRLGSRYWWVIVIGLAFTLARFSEAFLILRGESSGLPPMWAPAVLVLMSVAFSLSAYPAGVLSDRMRKTDLLLIGVALLIAADLILAFVPGLFGLGLGVALWGLHMGFTQGLFNVLIADSAPAELRGTAFGLFHLLTGIALLLASVIAGLLWDSIGFQGTFAAGALFAVLTGAGLIALRRSAQGHF, from the coding sequence ATGAAGAAAACCGCTGATCCCATGCCTGCCCAGGCCCTCGCCTCCCGAGCCAACATTCACCGTAGCGTCTGGGCGCTGGGTTTCGTGTCCATGTTCATGGACATTTCCTCCGAGCTGATCCATGCCCTGCTGCCTATCTACATGGTTACGGTCCTTGGCACCTCGGTACTGGCAGTGGGCCTGATCGAAGGTATTGCCGAAGCCACAGCCTCCATCATGAAAGTGTTTTCCGGTGCCCTCAGCGACCGTTTTGGCAAGCGCAAGCTGCTGGCCGTCATTGGCTATGGCCTGGCTGCCCTGACCAAACCGATTTTCCCCCTGGCGAACTCCTTGGACTGGCTGGTCGGCGCCCGTTTTGTCGATCGCATTGGCAAAGGCATACGCGGCGCCCCCCGCGACGCTCTGGTTGCCGATGTCACTCCACCCGAACTGCGCGGCGCAGCCTATGGCCTACGGCAAACGCTCGATACCATTGGCGCATTTATCGGCCCTTTACTGGCAATCGGACTGATGTGGTGGACGGCCAATAACTACCAGCTAATCTTCTGGGTCGCAGTCCTGCCCGCCTTTACGGCCCTTGCTATTTTGGTGTTCTTTGTACGCGAACCCAAGCTACCCGCCACAAACCGCCCCCGCACACTGCCGCTGAACCGGCAAGAATTAGGCCGCCTGGGCTCCCGTTACTGGTGGGTAATCGTGATTGGTCTGGCCTTTACCCTGGCCCGTTTTAGCGAAGCCTTCCTGATTCTGCGCGGCGAATCCAGCGGACTGCCACCCATGTGGGCCCCAGCCGTGCTGGTCCTGATGAGTGTGGCCTTCTCGCTGTCTGCCTACCCTGCCGGTGTCCTGTCCGACCGCATGCGTAAAACCGATCTGCTCCTGATCGGCGTGGCCTTGCTGATTGCAGCAGACCTGATTCTAGCCTTCGTCCCCGGCCTGTTTGGCCTCGGTTTAGGGGTAGCGCTGTGGGGACTGCACATGGGATTTACTCAAGGCCTGTTCAATGTACTGATCGCTGACAGCGCCCCCGCCGAACTACGCGGCACTGCCTTTGGCCTGTTCCACCTGCTCACCGGCATTGCACTGCTGCTGGCCAGTGTGATTGCGGGCCTGCTGTGGGACTCCATCGGCTTTCAGGGGACATTTGCCGCTGGCGCACTCTTTGCCGTCTTGACGGGAGCTGGTCTGATCGCCCTACGGCGCTCTGCCCAAGGACACTTTTAA
- the ssb gene encoding single-stranded DNA-binding protein, producing the protein MASVNKVILVGNLGRDPEVRYSAEGSAICNISIATTSQWKDRTSGERREETEWHRVVFYNRLAEIAGEYLRKGRPVYVEGRLRTRKWTGQDGQERFTTEIIAEQMQMLGGRDGGGEMGGGSMGGGEYGGGAPAPQRAQRPAPAQQAPQQAPRNPAPMSDNLADMDDDIPF; encoded by the coding sequence ATGGCATCGGTAAATAAAGTCATTCTGGTGGGCAATCTTGGCCGTGACCCAGAAGTACGCTACAGCGCGGAAGGTTCGGCCATCTGCAATATTTCCATTGCCACGACTTCGCAGTGGAAAGACCGTACCTCCGGCGAACGCCGCGAGGAAACGGAATGGCACCGCGTGGTGTTCTACAACCGCCTGGCTGAAATTGCCGGTGAGTACCTTCGCAAAGGCCGTCCCGTCTACGTGGAAGGTCGTCTGCGTACCCGTAAATGGACGGGTCAGGACGGCCAGGAACGCTTCACGACTGAAATCATTGCCGAGCAAATGCAAATGCTGGGTGGTCGTGATGGTGGCGGCGAGATGGGTGGTGGCAGCATGGGCGGTGGCGAATACGGCGGTGGTGCGCCGGCTCCTCAGCGCGCTCAGCGTCCTGCTCCTGCGCAGCAGGCACCGCAACAGGCCCCCCGCAACCCCGCACCCATGTCGGATAATCTGGCCGATATGGATGACGACATTCCGTTCTAA
- a CDS encoding MFS transporter, which yields MSTHQTMNTAGSRPARLSLTRQERKASILLALLFASRMLGLFLLTPVFAVAAHALPGGNDAARVGLALGAYGLTQAVLQIPLGMASDRFGRRPVIVIGMALFVIGGVISALAQHIDWVTVGRCIQGLGAVSAAISAWVADSTRPEVRTRAMAMVGGSIGLSFAVSLVLSPVLVGQFGLSGLFWAISLLGFVCLLIAAFAVPSAPKAPASIVRVTAGQVLRHMDLLRLNFGVFCLHFILMSLFIVVPGILATLGGYGTQDLWKVYLPVILVSFVLMVPAVFWTETRKRHKQALELAVLLLIVVLAVMPWARDALVPMVAALTLFFIGFNVLEALQPSLVSRVAPPEYKGLALGFYNTSQSLGVFAGGLVGGVLAGRGQIQWVLWTGAALAVLWLLTARGFKDKY from the coding sequence ATGAGTACACATCAAACCATGAATACGGCCGGCTCGCGCCCAGCACGCCTGAGTCTGACCCGGCAGGAACGCAAGGCCAGCATCCTGCTTGCTTTGTTGTTTGCCTCTCGGATGCTGGGCCTGTTTTTGCTTACCCCCGTGTTCGCTGTTGCCGCGCACGCGTTGCCAGGCGGCAATGATGCCGCCCGCGTCGGCCTTGCTCTGGGGGCCTATGGCCTGACACAGGCCGTGTTGCAGATTCCCTTGGGCATGGCTTCGGACCGCTTTGGCCGTCGTCCGGTGATTGTCATTGGCATGGCGCTGTTTGTGATTGGCGGGGTGATCTCGGCCCTGGCGCAACATATCGACTGGGTGACAGTCGGGCGGTGTATCCAGGGTTTGGGGGCGGTTTCGGCCGCTATTTCCGCTTGGGTGGCTGACTCCACGCGCCCTGAGGTACGGACGCGTGCAATGGCCATGGTAGGCGGCTCGATTGGTCTGTCTTTTGCCGTATCGCTGGTTCTTTCCCCAGTTCTGGTGGGACAATTCGGACTGTCAGGCTTGTTCTGGGCGATCAGTTTGCTGGGTTTTGTCTGTCTGTTGATCGCGGCTTTTGCTGTGCCCAGCGCCCCTAAAGCGCCCGCTTCGATTGTGCGGGTCACGGCTGGGCAGGTCTTGCGTCATATGGATTTGTTGCGCCTGAATTTTGGGGTGTTCTGTCTGCACTTTATCCTGATGTCTTTGTTCATCGTGGTGCCGGGTATTCTGGCTACCTTGGGCGGTTATGGAACGCAGGATTTATGGAAGGTGTACCTGCCCGTCATCCTGGTGTCCTTTGTACTGATGGTGCCGGCGGTGTTCTGGACCGAGACTCGCAAGCGCCATAAGCAAGCGTTGGAACTGGCTGTGTTGCTGTTGATCGTGGTACTGGCTGTCATGCCGTGGGCACGCGATGCGTTGGTGCCCATGGTGGCTGCATTGACCTTGTTTTTCATTGGTTTTAACGTGCTGGAAGCCTTGCAGCCGTCTTTGGTCTCGCGTGTGGCACCGCCCGAATATAAGGGCTTGGCGCTGGGTTTTTACAACACCTCTCAGTCCCTGGGCGTATTTGCGGGTGGGCTGGTCGGGGGCGTCCTGGCGGGTCGTGGGCAAATCCAATGGGTGTTGTGGACGGGTGCCGCCCTGGCCGTGCTCTGGCTACTGACGGCGCGTGGGTTCAAAGACAAATACTGA
- the uvrA gene encoding excinuclease ABC subunit UvrA has translation MEAIRIRGARTHNLKNVSVDLPRHQLVVLTGLSGSGKSSLAFDTLYAEGQRRYVESLSAYARQFLQLMDKPDVDLIEGLSPAIAIEQKAAGHNPRSTVGTTTEIHDYLRLLYARVGTPYCPDHHLALQAHSVSQMVDQILQWEPETRIAVLAPLHRARVGDLQLELRGLQAQGFVRVRVDGEISSIEDLPTLDAEQAHDLDLVIDRLRIRPDSQQRLAESLETALSTSNGRCLVVNLDTGREQPYSSHYACPVCDYSLPELEPRLFSFNNPAGACPECNGLGQVDVFDPERVVAFPELSLAGGAIAGWDRRNAFTYTLLTSLAAHYHFDIDAPFESLPDELRHTVLYGSGAEEIPFLYLNEKGRTTVKTHPFEGVIPNLQRRWAETDSSAVREELNKLRRTQTCPACHGARLRLEARHVRIGDDPVPDPTECKHQAGAAPASPAARNVDKLPENTAQCAQASATTQGQAKGLAIYEVEALALSDCLAWFEHLSLTGAKKEIADRIVREIRLRLEFLNNVGLNYLSLDRSADTISGGEAQRIRLASQIGSGLTGVMYVLDEPSIGLHQRDNDKLIQTLQHLRDLGNSVIVVEHDEDMIRSADYVIDMGPGAGEHGGQITAQGSPTELASNPASMTGQYLSGQRKIAIPKRRPVDDSLNWLRLYGASGNNLKSVDLAIPAGRLVCITGVSGSGKSTLINDTLATAFSHLLHRAHAEPAPYDRMEGLEHFDKIITVDQTPIGRTPRSNPATYTGMFTAIRELFASVPEARLRGYDPGRFSFNVKGGRCEACQGDGVVKVEMHFLPDVYVPCDVCQGRRYNRETLDIRYRGRNISEVLDLTVEQALEYFDAVPAVARKLSTLIDVGLSYIRLGQSATTLSGGEAQRVKLSLELSKRSTGQTLYVLDEPTTGLHFQDIAVLLDVLDKLVESGNSVVVIEHNLDVIKTADWLVDMGPEGGQGGGQIVVQGTPETVAACEQSHTGRYLKPLLQR, from the coding sequence ATGGAAGCCATCCGCATTCGTGGTGCCCGTACCCACAACCTGAAAAATGTCTCCGTAGACCTGCCACGCCACCAGCTGGTCGTGCTGACGGGGCTGTCCGGTTCTGGGAAATCCTCTCTTGCCTTCGACACTTTGTATGCCGAGGGCCAGCGGCGCTATGTGGAAAGCCTGTCCGCTTATGCACGCCAGTTTCTGCAACTGATGGACAAACCCGATGTCGACCTGATCGAAGGCTTATCGCCGGCCATTGCCATCGAACAAAAGGCGGCGGGCCATAACCCGCGCTCGACAGTCGGTACCACAACCGAGATCCACGATTATTTGCGCCTATTGTACGCGCGCGTCGGCACACCTTACTGCCCGGACCACCATCTGGCACTGCAGGCCCATAGCGTGAGCCAGATGGTAGACCAGATTCTGCAATGGGAACCAGAAACCCGTATCGCTGTGCTGGCTCCCCTGCACCGCGCCCGGGTAGGCGATTTGCAACTGGAACTGCGTGGCTTGCAGGCCCAAGGCTTTGTGCGGGTACGGGTCGATGGGGAAATCTCCAGCATTGAAGATCTGCCGACGCTCGATGCCGAGCAGGCTCATGATCTGGACCTGGTGATAGACCGGCTGCGTATCCGGCCCGACAGCCAGCAACGTCTGGCAGAAAGCCTGGAAACCGCCCTGTCCACCAGCAATGGGCGCTGCCTGGTGGTCAATCTGGACACCGGTCGGGAACAGCCCTATTCCAGCCACTACGCCTGCCCGGTCTGTGATTACTCCCTGCCCGAGCTGGAACCGCGCCTGTTCAGCTTCAACAATCCGGCCGGCGCCTGCCCGGAATGCAACGGTTTGGGTCAAGTCGATGTGTTCGACCCGGAACGCGTTGTCGCTTTCCCGGAACTGAGCCTGGCCGGCGGTGCGATAGCGGGCTGGGATAGACGCAATGCCTTTACCTATACCCTGCTGACCAGCCTGGCAGCCCATTATCACTTTGATATCGACGCACCCTTCGAGTCCCTGCCCGACGAACTGCGCCACACCGTGCTGTATGGCTCCGGCGCTGAGGAAATTCCTTTTCTCTATTTGAACGAGAAAGGTCGCACCACGGTGAAAACTCACCCCTTTGAAGGTGTGATTCCCAATCTGCAACGTCGCTGGGCGGAAACCGATTCCAGCGCTGTGCGCGAGGAACTGAACAAGCTGCGTCGCACCCAGACCTGCCCAGCCTGCCATGGTGCACGCCTGCGTCTGGAAGCGCGTCACGTCCGTATTGGGGACGACCCGGTTCCCGATCCCACAGAATGCAAGCATCAGGCAGGCGCCGCGCCTGCCAGCCCAGCAGCCCGCAACGTCGACAAATTGCCTGAAAATACTGCGCAGTGCGCACAGGCAAGCGCCACAACTCAAGGACAGGCCAAGGGTCTGGCCATCTATGAAGTCGAAGCCCTGGCTTTGTCTGACTGCCTGGCCTGGTTCGAGCACCTTTCGTTAACAGGGGCAAAAAAAGAGATTGCCGACCGTATCGTGCGTGAAATCCGCCTGCGGCTGGAGTTTCTGAACAATGTGGGTCTGAACTACCTGTCTCTGGACCGCAGTGCCGACACCATCTCGGGTGGCGAGGCGCAGCGTATTCGTCTGGCAAGCCAGATCGGCTCCGGCCTGACCGGGGTAATGTACGTTTTGGATGAGCCCTCGATTGGCCTGCATCAGCGCGATAACGACAAGCTGATCCAGACCCTGCAACACCTGCGGGACCTGGGCAATAGCGTGATTGTGGTCGAACACGACGAGGACATGATCCGCAGCGCCGACTACGTCATTGATATGGGCCCGGGCGCAGGCGAACACGGCGGACAGATCACCGCTCAGGGCTCTCCCACAGAGCTGGCCAGCAACCCGGCCTCGATGACCGGGCAGTACCTGTCCGGGCAACGGAAAATTGCCATTCCCAAACGCCGTCCAGTGGATGACAGCCTGAACTGGCTGCGCTTGTACGGCGCCAGCGGCAATAATCTGAAATCGGTGGATCTGGCGATTCCTGCAGGCCGGCTGGTTTGCATTACCGGGGTATCCGGCTCCGGCAAATCCACCCTCATCAACGACACCCTGGCCACGGCTTTCTCGCATCTGCTGCATCGCGCCCACGCCGAACCTGCCCCCTATGACCGCATGGAAGGGCTGGAACATTTCGACAAGATCATCACGGTGGACCAAACACCGATTGGCCGTACTCCGCGCAGTAACCCAGCCACGTACACCGGCATGTTCACCGCTATTCGCGAGCTGTTTGCCAGTGTGCCCGAGGCTCGCCTGCGCGGCTACGACCCGGGTCGCTTCTCTTTTAACGTCAAGGGCGGTCGCTGCGAGGCTTGCCAGGGCGATGGCGTGGTCAAGGTCGAGATGCACTTTCTGCCCGACGTCTACGTGCCTTGTGATGTCTGCCAGGGCCGTCGCTACAACCGCGAAACCCTGGATATCCGCTACCGGGGTCGCAATATCAGCGAAGTGCTGGATCTGACCGTTGAGCAGGCGCTGGAGTATTTTGATGCGGTCCCCGCAGTGGCCCGCAAACTAAGCACTCTGATCGATGTAGGGCTGTCCTATATACGTCTGGGTCAAAGCGCGACCACTCTGTCCGGGGGTGAGGCTCAACGAGTGAAATTGTCACTGGAGCTGTCCAAACGCAGTACCGGCCAAACCTTGTACGTGCTGGACGAGCCGACCACCGGCCTGCACTTTCAGGATATTGCCGTCTTGTTGGACGTGTTGGACAAGCTGGTCGAGTCTGGCAATAGCGTGGTTGTCATTGAACACAACCTGGATGTCATCAAGACCGCTGACTGGCTTGTGGACATGGGGCCGGAAGGCGGCCAGGGCGGTGGACAGATTGTGGTGCAAGGCACCCCGGAAACGGTTGCCGCCTGTGAACAAAGCCATACCGGGCGCTATCTGAAGCCTTTGTTGCAGCGCTAA
- a CDS encoding deoxyguanosinetriphosphate triphosphohydrolase: MQMLAAYACHPEQSRGRRYAEAAPQGRNAFQRDRDRIIHCNAFRLLEYKTQVFINHEGDLFRTRLTHSLEVAQLARAIARNLGLHEDLIEAISLAHDLGHTPFGHAGQDTLNSCMQSLRPEAGGFEHNLQSLRVVDELEERYAAFNGLNLCFETREGILKHCSLKHARELGEVGQRFIDRTQPSLEAQMANLADEIAYNNHDIDDGLRSGLIRLEQLLELRLFRDHYEHVQTQYPGLSGQRLVAEIIRGMINTLVVDLTETTRARLEEHRPDSVEAIRQLPRLAGFSPELRAQADELKRFLHANLYRHYKVVRMMSKAQNIVRELFHAFLDDPRLLAAEHRREDPIAQARAIADYIAGMTDRHAIREHDAIFKM; encoded by the coding sequence ATGCAAATGCTTGCCGCTTATGCCTGTCACCCTGAACAGTCCCGCGGTCGGCGTTATGCAGAGGCAGCGCCCCAAGGCCGGAATGCCTTTCAGCGGGACCGCGACCGGATTATTCACTGCAATGCGTTTCGTTTGCTGGAATACAAGACCCAGGTTTTCATTAACCACGAAGGTGATTTGTTTCGGACACGTTTGACGCATAGTTTGGAAGTGGCCCAGCTGGCGCGGGCCATCGCCCGCAATCTGGGCTTGCACGAAGACCTGATTGAAGCGATCTCCCTGGCTCATGATCTGGGCCATACCCCTTTTGGCCATGCGGGTCAGGATACCTTGAATAGTTGCATGCAAAGCCTGCGGCCCGAGGCCGGGGGCTTTGAGCACAATCTGCAAAGCCTGCGGGTAGTGGACGAGCTCGAAGAGCGCTATGCCGCCTTCAATGGTCTGAACCTGTGCTTTGAAACCCGCGAAGGGATTTTGAAGCACTGCTCACTAAAACATGCGCGGGAATTGGGCGAGGTCGGCCAGCGCTTCATTGATCGCACCCAACCGTCGTTGGAAGCGCAAATGGCCAATCTGGCTGATGAAATTGCTTACAACAATCATGATATTGATGACGGTTTGCGCTCCGGCCTGATTCGTCTGGAGCAATTGCTGGAGCTGCGTCTGTTTCGTGATCATTACGAGCATGTGCAGACTCAGTACCCGGGCTTGAGTGGTCAGCGTCTGGTAGCTGAAATTATCCGTGGCATGATCAATACCCTGGTGGTCGATTTAACCGAAACCACGCGTGCCAGGCTGGAGGAGCACCGTCCTGATAGTGTGGAGGCGATTCGTCAGTTACCGCGCCTGGCTGGGTTCTCGCCGGAACTACGCGCTCAGGCTGATGAGCTCAAGCGGTTTTTGCATGCCAACTTATACCGTCATTACAAAGTGGTGCGCATGATGAGCAAGGCACAGAATATTGTGCGCGAACTGTTTCACGCTTTTTTGGATGATCCGCGCCTGCTGGCGGCCGAGCATCGTCGTGAAGACCCTATTGCCCAGGCCCGGGCCATCGCCGACTACATTGCGGGGATGACGGACCGCCATGCCATTCGCGAACATGACGCGATATTCAAGATGTAG
- the aroB gene encoding 3-dehydroquinate synthase encodes MSVVHVDAQGGAYPIHIAAGRLAQLADTVPADTSAIAIVTNPTVAALYLAPVKEALVTTGKPVHVIELPDGEAYKTWESLNLIFDALLGSHLDRKALIVALGGGVIGDMAGFAAACFMRGVRFVQVPTTLLAQVDSSVGGKTAINHPLGKNMVGAFYQPIAVEIDTDVLRTLPAREISAGLAEVIKYGMIYDLDFFNWCEEQIAAMRRLDQEQIAHAIRRSCEVKAEVVSQDERESGLRAILNFGHTFGHAIESGMGYGQWLHGEAVGCGMIMAAELSHLVCGLPAQDVARIKALVQASGCPVTPPQWPADRWLQLMQVDKKNEGGQLRFVLLDKLAHAKVQAVAPDVVRQALARFTTVEQE; translated from the coding sequence ATGTCCGTAGTGCATGTTGACGCCCAGGGTGGCGCTTATCCCATCCATATCGCTGCCGGACGTCTGGCGCAGCTTGCAGACACCGTGCCCGCTGATACCTCCGCCATTGCAATTGTCACCAATCCTACCGTAGCGGCCTTGTATCTGGCGCCGGTCAAGGAAGCTCTGGTCACCACTGGCAAACCGGTTCACGTGATTGAACTGCCCGATGGCGAAGCTTACAAGACCTGGGAGTCCCTGAACCTGATTTTTGACGCACTGCTGGGCAGTCATCTGGATCGCAAAGCTCTGATCGTGGCATTGGGTGGCGGGGTTATTGGTGATATGGCCGGTTTTGCCGCAGCTTGCTTTATGCGGGGCGTGCGCTTTGTGCAGGTCCCCACGACCTTGCTGGCGCAGGTGGATTCTTCAGTCGGTGGCAAGACAGCCATCAACCATCCGCTGGGCAAGAATATGGTGGGCGCCTTCTACCAGCCCATCGCGGTGGAAATAGACACCGATGTACTCAGGACGCTGCCCGCTCGCGAAATTTCCGCCGGTCTGGCTGAAGTCATCAAGTACGGCATGATTTACGATCTGGATTTCTTCAACTGGTGTGAGGAGCAGATCGCCGCCATGCGCCGTCTGGATCAGGAGCAGATTGCTCATGCGATCCGCCGCTCCTGCGAAGTGAAGGCCGAGGTGGTCTCGCAGGACGAACGCGAGTCTGGTCTGCGCGCTATCTTGAACTTTGGCCACACTTTTGGTCACGCAATTGAGTCCGGTATGGGCTATGGTCAATGGCTGCATGGTGAAGCCGTCGGCTGCGGCATGATCATGGCCGCTGAACTGTCCCATTTAGTTTGTGGCCTGCCGGCTCAGGATGTGGCCCGTATCAAGGCCCTGGTTCAAGCCAGCGGATGTCCGGTCACGCCACCACAATGGCCTGCGGACCGTTGGCTGCAGCTGATGCAGGTGGACAAGAAAAATGAAGGTGGCCAGTTGCGCTTTGTGCTGCTGGATAAATTAGCTCATGCCAAGGTTCAGGCGGTAGCGCCTGATGTGGTGCGCCAGGCCTTGGCCCGCTTTACAACGGTGGAACAGGAGTAA